A region from the Pseudomonas promysalinigenes genome encodes:
- the ntrC gene encoding nitrogen regulation protein NR(I) — protein MSRSETVWIVDDDRSIRWVLEKALQQEGMTTQSFDSADGVMGRLARQQPDVIISDIRMPGASGLDLLAQIREQHPRLPVIIMTAHSDLDSAVASYQGGAFEYLPKPFDVDEAVSLVKRANQHAQEQQGLDVPPTLARTPEIIGEAPAMQEVFRAIGRLSHSNITVLINGESGTGKELVAHALHRHSPRAASPFIALNMAAIPKDLMESELFGHEKGAFTGATNLRRGRFEQADGGTLFLDEIGDMPADTQTRLLRVLADGEFYRVGGHVPVKVDVRIIAATHQNLESLVTAGKFREDLFHRLNVIRIHIPRLADRREDIPALARHFLGRAAQELAVEPKLLKPETEEFIRNLPWPGNVRQLENTCRWITVMASSREVLIGDLPPELLNLPQDAAPVTNWEQALRQWADQALARGQSNLLDSAVPSFERIMIETALKHTAGRRRDAALLLGWGRNTLTRKIKELGMNVDGGDDEEGDDH, from the coding sequence ATGAGCCGAAGTGAAACCGTATGGATCGTCGATGATGATCGCTCCATCCGCTGGGTCCTGGAAAAAGCCCTGCAACAGGAAGGCATGACCACCCAGAGCTTCGACAGCGCCGATGGTGTGATGGGCCGCCTGGCTCGCCAGCAACCGGATGTGATCATCTCTGACATTCGCATGCCCGGCGCCAGCGGCCTCGACCTGCTGGCGCAGATTCGCGAACAACACCCCCGACTGCCGGTCATCATCATGACCGCCCATTCCGACCTGGACAGCGCTGTGGCGTCCTATCAGGGCGGCGCCTTCGAATACCTGCCCAAGCCATTCGACGTCGACGAAGCGGTGTCTTTGGTCAAGCGCGCCAATCAGCACGCTCAGGAACAGCAAGGCCTGGATGTACCCCCAACGCTGGCCCGCACCCCGGAAATCATCGGCGAAGCGCCGGCCATGCAGGAGGTGTTCAGAGCCATCGGTCGCCTGAGCCACTCCAACATCACCGTACTGATCAACGGCGAATCCGGTACGGGTAAAGAGTTGGTGGCGCACGCCCTGCACCGCCACAGCCCACGTGCCGCATCGCCTTTCATTGCGCTGAACATGGCGGCCATTCCGAAGGACTTGATGGAGTCCGAGCTGTTCGGCCATGAAAAAGGTGCATTCACCGGCGCCACCAACCTGCGTCGCGGGCGCTTCGAGCAGGCCGACGGCGGTACGCTGTTCCTCGACGAAATCGGTGACATGCCGGCCGACACCCAAACCCGCTTGCTGCGAGTGCTGGCCGATGGCGAGTTCTATCGCGTGGGCGGGCATGTGCCGGTGAAGGTCGACGTGCGAATCATCGCCGCAACCCACCAGAACCTGGAATCACTGGTAACCGCTGGCAAGTTCCGCGAAGACTTGTTCCACCGCCTCAATGTAATCCGCATCCATATCCCCCGCTTGGCAGACCGCCGCGAGGACATCCCGGCACTGGCCCGTCACTTCCTGGGCCGTGCCGCACAGGAGCTGGCGGTCGAGCCGAAACTGCTCAAGCCAGAAACCGAAGAGTTCATCCGCAACTTGCCATGGCCGGGCAACGTGCGTCAGTTGGAGAACACCTGCCGCTGGATCACCGTGATGGCCTCCAGCCGCGAAGTGCTGATTGGCGATCTGCCGCCGGAGCTGTTGAACCTGCCGCAGGATGCTGCGCCGGTGACTAACTGGGAACAAGCCCTGCGCCAGTGGGCCGACCAAGCCTTGGCCCGCGGCCAGTCGAACTTGCTCGACAGCGCAGTGCCCAGCTTTGAGCGCATCATGATCGAGACCGCACTCAAGCACACCGCCGGGCGCCGTCGCGATGCGGCACTGCTGCTGGGTTGGGGCCGCAATACCTTGACCCGCAAGATCAAAGAGTTGGGGATGAATGTAGATGGCGGGGATGACGAAGAAGGTGACGACCACTGA
- a CDS encoding murein hydrolase activator EnvC family protein, protein MLRALIPLALSCLLSPAFADERAQTQQQLDATRQDIAELKKTLSKLQEEKAGVQKDLKATETDIGNLEKQVEALQQELKKTEGELERLDTEKKKLQSARVEQQRLIAIQARSAYQNNGREEYLKLLLNQQNPEKFARTLTYYDYLSKARLDQLKAFNETLRQLANVEQDISRQQEQLLAQRADLDTRRQALDAERSKRQQVLAKLNNDVKSGDQKLQARQQDQADLAKVLKTIEETLARQAREAEQARQKALLAQQEAEKRRQQEALAARADKDDAEPPKKARTTLGPMVSSDGASYGGAFSAARGKLPWPVNGRLLARFGDARGNDARAKWDGVMISANPGTQVHAVHGGRVVFADWLRGAGLLVILDHGNGYLSLYGHNQSLLKSAGDIVKAGEAISTVGDSGGQDSAGLYFAIRQQGRPTDPAQWCRG, encoded by the coding sequence ATGCTACGCGCCCTGATCCCCTTAGCCCTGTCCTGCCTGCTCAGCCCGGCCTTCGCCGATGAGCGCGCACAGACCCAGCAGCAACTGGATGCCACCCGCCAGGACATTGCCGAGCTCAAAAAGACGCTAAGCAAGCTGCAGGAAGAAAAAGCCGGAGTGCAAAAAGACCTCAAGGCCACCGAAACCGACATCGGTAACCTGGAGAAGCAGGTGGAGGCCCTGCAACAAGAACTAAAAAAGACCGAGGGCGAGCTGGAGCGCCTTGATACCGAGAAAAAAAAACTCCAGAGCGCCCGCGTTGAACAGCAACGGCTGATCGCTATACAAGCTCGCTCGGCCTACCAGAACAACGGCCGCGAGGAATACCTCAAGTTACTGCTCAACCAGCAGAACCCTGAGAAGTTCGCCCGCACCCTGACGTACTACGACTATCTGAGCAAAGCCCGCCTGGACCAGCTCAAGGCCTTCAACGAAACCCTGCGCCAGTTGGCCAATGTCGAGCAGGACATCTCCCGCCAGCAGGAACAACTGTTGGCCCAGCGCGCCGACCTCGACACCCGCCGCCAGGCCCTGGACGCCGAACGCAGCAAGCGTCAGCAGGTGCTGGCCAAGCTCAACAACGACGTGAAGAGCGGCGACCAGAAACTGCAGGCCCGCCAGCAGGACCAGGCGGATCTGGCCAAAGTGCTCAAGACCATCGAAGAAACCCTGGCCCGCCAGGCCCGCGAAGCCGAGCAAGCGCGGCAGAAGGCTCTGCTCGCCCAGCAGGAGGCCGAGAAGCGCCGGCAGCAAGAAGCCTTGGCCGCACGGGCCGACAAAGACGATGCCGAGCCCCCGAAAAAGGCTCGCACCACCCTCGGCCCGATGGTTTCCAGTGATGGCGCCAGCTATGGCGGTGCATTTTCTGCTGCACGGGGAAAACTTCCTTGGCCAGTCAACGGTCGACTGCTGGCACGCTTTGGCGATGCCCGCGGCAATGATGCCCGAGCCAAGTGGGACGGGGTGATGATCAGCGCCAACCCCGGCACGCAAGTGCACGCCGTGCATGGCGGGCGAGTGGTGTTCGCCGACTGGTTGCGTGGCGCTGGACTTCTGGTCATTCTCGACCATGGCAATGGTTACCTGAGCCTGTACGGCCATAATCAGAGCCTGCTCAAGAGCGCCGGCGACATCGTCAAGGCCGGCGAAGCCATTTCCACCGTTGGCGACAGCGGTGGCCAGGACAGTGCAGGGTTGTACTTCGCCATCCGCCAGCAGGGCCGGCCGACCGACCCCGCACAATGGTGCCGCGGCTGA
- the grxC gene encoding glutaredoxin 3 — MKPVIVYSSDYCPYCMRAKHLLQSKGVAFEEIKVDGKPQVRAEMSQKAGRTSVPQIWIGSTHVGGCDDLYALERAGKLDALLAP; from the coding sequence ATGAAGCCTGTCATCGTCTATTCCAGCGACTATTGCCCCTACTGCATGCGCGCCAAGCACCTGCTCCAGAGCAAGGGCGTGGCCTTCGAGGAAATCAAGGTCGACGGCAAGCCGCAGGTGCGTGCCGAAATGAGCCAGAAGGCGGGCCGTACCTCCGTGCCGCAGATCTGGATCGGCAGTACCCACGTCGGTGGATGCGATGACCTTTACGCCCTGGAGCGCGCCGGCAAGCTCGACGCGCTGCTGGCGCCCTGA
- a CDS encoding rhodanese-like domain-containing protein has protein sequence MVAHLIQFATDHYILVAIFVILLVALLVNELRRGGQSLSNGQLTALVNAEQALVIDIRPSKEYSAGHIVGALNIPQDKVASRMTELEKHKAKTLIVVDAMGQQSGAVCGELIKAGFTAAKLSGGVSSWKADNLPLVK, from the coding sequence ATGGTTGCTCACCTGATTCAATTCGCGACAGATCACTACATCCTGGTGGCGATCTTCGTGATTCTGCTGGTTGCCTTGCTCGTCAACGAACTGCGCCGTGGTGGCCAGAGCCTGAGCAATGGCCAACTGACCGCGCTGGTCAATGCCGAGCAGGCACTGGTCATCGACATTCGCCCGTCCAAGGAGTACTCGGCCGGCCACATCGTCGGTGCGCTGAACATTCCACAGGACAAAGTTGCCAGCCGCATGACCGAGCTGGAAAAACACAAGGCCAAGACCCTGATCGTCGTCGACGCGATGGGCCAGCAGTCCGGCGCGGTCTGCGGCGAGCTGATCAAGGCTGGTTTCACCGCCGCCAAGCTCAGCGGTGGCGTTTCCAGCTGGAAAGCCGATAACCTGCCCTTGGTGAAGTGA
- the secB gene encoding protein-export chaperone SecB, translating into MTDQQTNGAAAEDNSPQFSMQRIYVRDLSFEAPKSPQIFRQAWEPSVALDLNTKQKALEGDFHEVVLTLSVTVKNGDEVAFIAEVQQAGIFLIKNLDASSMSHTLGAFCPNILFPYARETLDSLVTRGSFPALMLSPVNFDALYAQELQRMQETGETPTVQ; encoded by the coding sequence ATGACTGACCAACAGACCAACGGCGCTGCTGCAGAAGACAACAGCCCGCAGTTCTCCATGCAGCGCATCTACGTGCGTGACCTGTCGTTCGAAGCCCCGAAAAGCCCGCAGATCTTCCGTCAGGCCTGGGAGCCGAGCGTTGCCCTGGACCTGAACACCAAGCAGAAGGCCCTTGAGGGTGACTTCCACGAGGTGGTGCTGACCCTTTCGGTTACCGTGAAGAACGGTGACGAAGTCGCATTCATCGCTGAGGTTCAGCAGGCCGGTATCTTCCTGATCAAGAACCTCGACGCTTCGTCGATGAGCCACACCCTCGGCGCGTTCTGCCCGAACATCCTGTTCCCTTACGCCCGTGAAACCCTGGACAGCCTGGTGACCCGCGGCTCGTTCCCGGCCCTGATGCTGTCGCCGGTCAACTTCGACGCCCTGTACGCTCAAGAACTGCAGCGCATGCAGGAAACTGGCGAAACGCCTACCGTGCAATAA
- the trmL gene encoding tRNA (uridine(34)/cytosine(34)/5-carboxymethylaminomethyluridine(34)-2'-O)-methyltransferase TrmL translates to MFHVILFQPEIPPNTGNIIRLCANSGCALHLIEPISFELDDKRLRRAGLDYHEYATLKRHQSLAQCLESLGNPRLFAFTTKGSHPFDEVAYQPGDAFLFGPESRGLPAEVLDSLPAQQRLRLPMRPGCRSLNLSNTVAVTVYEAWRQNGFAGS, encoded by the coding sequence ATGTTTCACGTCATCCTTTTTCAACCAGAAATTCCGCCCAATACCGGCAACATCATCCGCCTGTGCGCCAACAGCGGTTGTGCCCTGCATCTGATCGAGCCAATCAGCTTCGAACTCGACGACAAGCGCCTGCGCCGGGCAGGGCTGGACTACCACGAGTATGCCACGCTCAAACGCCACCAGAGCCTGGCTCAATGCCTGGAAAGCCTGGGCAACCCGCGCCTGTTCGCCTTCACCACCAAGGGTTCGCACCCTTTCGATGAGGTGGCTTATCAGCCAGGGGATGCATTTTTGTTCGGGCCTGAGAGCCGAGGCCTGCCCGCAGAAGTCCTGGATAGCCTGCCAGCGCAACAGCGCTTGCGCCTGCCGATGCGGCCAGGGTGCCGGAGCCTTAACCTGTCCAATACCGTGGCGGTGACCGTCTATGAAGCCTGGCGGCAGAATGGGTTTGCCGGGAGCTGA
- a CDS encoding divergent polysaccharide deacetylase family protein codes for MRYLLCILFCLMAGAAQAAPAGKAYLSIIIDDLGQSTERDTRTLALPGPVTMAIMPDTPHATDFARQAHKAGKTVILHMPMDPATGPYAWHPGIAIEELARRLDAALAKVPYAAGINNHMGSRMTAQREPMTWLMGELQRRHLFFVDSRTSAATVAAAQAQAEGLAHVSRDVFLDDVRTPEAIAAQLQQGIALAHKQGSAVLIGHPYPQTLAVLEQQLPRLKSQGIELVRLQQMIAERGNQAMPAHGKHGRYQNR; via the coding sequence ATGCGTTATCTGCTGTGTATTCTGTTCTGCCTGATGGCCGGTGCTGCGCAAGCGGCACCGGCCGGCAAGGCTTACCTGAGCATCATCATCGACGATCTGGGCCAGAGCACCGAGCGTGACACCCGCACACTCGCCCTGCCAGGGCCGGTGACCATGGCGATCATGCCCGATACCCCGCATGCCACTGACTTCGCCCGCCAGGCCCACAAGGCCGGCAAGACGGTGATCCTGCACATGCCCATGGACCCAGCCACCGGGCCCTACGCCTGGCACCCAGGGATCGCCATCGAAGAGCTGGCGCGGCGCTTGGACGCGGCCTTGGCCAAAGTGCCGTACGCTGCGGGCATCAACAACCATATGGGCAGCCGCATGACCGCACAGCGCGAGCCAATGACTTGGTTGATGGGCGAACTGCAGCGCCGGCACCTGTTCTTCGTCGACAGCCGTACCAGCGCAGCTACGGTCGCCGCGGCCCAGGCGCAGGCCGAAGGCCTGGCCCATGTTTCACGGGATGTATTCCTCGACGACGTGCGCACCCCTGAAGCCATTGCCGCACAATTGCAGCAAGGCATCGCCCTGGCGCACAAGCAAGGCTCGGCGGTACTGATCGGCCACCCATACCCGCAAACCCTGGCGGTACTCGAACAGCAACTGCCCCGCCTGAAAAGCCAGGGCATCGAGTTGGTAAGGCTGCAGCAGATGATCGCCGAGCGCGGTAATCAGGCCATGCCAGCCCATGGCAAGCATGGCCGTTACCAGAACCGCTGA
- a CDS encoding S41 family peptidase — MLHSPRLTQLALTIALAIGAPLVCAAEPAKAPAKSAAMPVTEVTAKAPLPLEELRTFAEVMDRIKAAYVEPVDDKTLLENAIKGMLSNLDPHSAYLGPEDFQELQESTSGEFGGLGIEVGQEDGMIKVVSPIDDTPASRAGVQAGDLIVKINGAPTRGQTMTEAVDKMRGKVGDKITLTLVRDGGSPFDVTLARAVIQVKSVKSQLLESGYGYIRITQFQVKTGDEVGKALTKLRKDNGKKLRGVILDLRNNPGGVLQAAVEVADHFLTKGLIVYTKGRIANSELRFSADPADASEGVPLVVLINGGSASASEIVAGALQDHKRGVLMGTDSFGKGSVQTVLPLANDRALKLTTALYYTPNGRSIQAQGIVPDIEVRQAKLTADASDNDNDTFKEADLQGHLGNGNGGADRPTGSSKAKRQDRPQDSDYQLSQALSLLKGLNITKGD, encoded by the coding sequence ATGCTGCACTCGCCTCGCCTCACCCAGCTGGCCCTGACCATCGCCCTGGCGATCGGTGCGCCCCTGGTCTGCGCCGCGGAGCCGGCGAAAGCACCCGCCAAATCCGCCGCGATGCCCGTCACCGAGGTGACCGCCAAGGCCCCGCTGCCGCTGGAGGAGCTACGCACCTTCGCCGAGGTCATGGACCGCATCAAAGCCGCCTATGTCGAACCGGTGGACGACAAGACCCTGCTGGAAAATGCCATCAAAGGCATGCTCAGCAACCTCGACCCGCACTCGGCCTACCTTGGCCCTGAGGACTTCCAGGAGCTGCAGGAAAGCACCAGCGGCGAATTCGGCGGCCTTGGCATCGAAGTGGGTCAGGAAGACGGCATGATCAAAGTGGTGTCGCCAATCGACGACACCCCGGCTTCCCGCGCCGGGGTGCAGGCCGGTGACCTGATCGTCAAGATCAACGGCGCCCCCACCCGCGGCCAGACCATGACCGAAGCGGTCGACAAGATGCGTGGCAAGGTTGGGGACAAGATTACCCTGACCCTGGTGCGCGACGGCGGCAGCCCGTTCGATGTAACCCTTGCCCGCGCGGTCATTCAGGTCAAAAGCGTGAAAAGCCAACTGCTCGAAAGCGGCTATGGCTACATCCGCATCACCCAGTTCCAGGTCAAGACCGGCGATGAAGTCGGCAAAGCCCTGACCAAGCTACGCAAGGACAACGGCAAGAAGCTGCGCGGGGTGATCCTCGACCTGCGCAACAACCCAGGTGGCGTGCTGCAGGCGGCCGTGGAAGTGGCCGACCACTTCCTCACCAAGGGCCTAATCGTCTACACCAAGGGCCGGATCGCCAACTCCGAGCTGCGCTTCTCTGCCGACCCGGCCGACGCCAGCGAAGGTGTTCCGCTGGTGGTGCTGATCAACGGTGGCAGCGCCTCGGCCTCGGAGATCGTCGCTGGCGCCCTGCAGGACCACAAGCGCGGCGTACTGATGGGCACCGACAGCTTCGGTAAGGGTTCGGTACAGACCGTACTGCCATTGGCCAACGATCGTGCGCTCAAGCTGACCACCGCGCTGTATTACACCCCCAACGGCCGCTCGATCCAGGCACAAGGTATCGTGCCCGATATCGAAGTTCGTCAGGCCAAGCTCACCGCCGATGCCAGCGACAATGACAACGACACCTTCAAGGAAGCCGACCTGCAGGGTCACCTGGGCAACGGCAACGGTGGCGCCGACCGCCCGACCGGCAGCAGCAAGGCCAAGCGCCAGGACCGCCCGCAGGACAGCGACTATCAGCTGAGCCAGGCGCTGAGCTTGCTCAAGGGCCTGAACATCACCAAGGGTGACTGA
- the gpmI gene encoding 2,3-bisphosphoglycerate-independent phosphoglycerate mutase has protein sequence MTSTPKPLVLIILDGFGHSESHEFNAIYAANTPVYDRLRATQPHGLISGSGMDVGLPDGQMGNSEVGHMNLGAGRVVYQDFTRVTKAIRDGEFFENPVLSGAVDKAVGAGKAVHILGLLSDGGVHSHQDHLVAMAELAAQRGAENIYLHAFLDGRDTPPRSAQSSIELLDATFAKLGKGRIASLIGRYFAMDRDNRWDRVSAAYNLIVDSVADYSADTALAGLEAAYAREENDEFVKATRIGAPVKVEDGDAVIFMNFRADRARELSRAFVEPDFNEFPRARLPKMAAYIGLTQYSAKIAAPAAFAPSSLDNVLGEYLAKNGKTQLRIAETEKYAHVTFFFSGGREEPFEGEERILIPSPKVATYDLQPQMNASEVTDRIVEAIEQQRFDVIVANYANGDMVGHTGVFDAAVKAVEALDTCVGRIVQALDKVGGEALITADHGNVEQMEDACTGQAHTAHTSEPVPFIYVGTRKVKVREGGVLADVAPTMLKLLGLEKPAEMTGTSILLDA, from the coding sequence ATGACGAGCACGCCCAAACCCCTGGTCCTGATCATCCTGGATGGATTCGGCCATAGCGAAAGCCACGAATTCAACGCCATTTACGCCGCCAACACCCCGGTCTACGATCGTCTGCGCGCCACCCAGCCGCATGGCCTGATTTCCGGCTCCGGGATGGATGTCGGCTTGCCAGATGGGCAAATGGGCAACTCTGAAGTCGGCCACATGAACCTCGGCGCCGGGCGCGTCGTCTATCAGGACTTCACCCGCGTGACCAAGGCCATCCGCGATGGCGAATTCTTCGAAAACCCCGTGCTAAGTGGCGCGGTGGACAAGGCAGTCGGCGCCGGCAAGGCCGTGCATATCCTCGGCCTGCTGTCCGACGGTGGCGTGCACAGCCACCAGGACCACCTGGTCGCCATGGCCGAACTGGCCGCCCAGCGTGGCGCCGAGAACATCTACCTGCACGCCTTCCTCGACGGCCGCGATACCCCGCCACGCAGCGCGCAGTCGTCGATCGAACTGCTCGACGCGACTTTCGCCAAGCTCGGCAAGGGCCGCATCGCCAGCCTGATCGGCCGTTACTTCGCGATGGACCGGGACAACCGCTGGGACCGCGTCAGCGCGGCCTACAACCTGATCGTCGACAGCGTGGCCGACTACAGCGCCGACACCGCACTGGCAGGCCTGGAAGCGGCCTACGCCCGCGAGGAGAACGATGAATTCGTCAAGGCCACGCGCATCGGCGCACCGGTCAAGGTCGAAGACGGCGATGCGGTGATCTTCATGAACTTCCGCGCCGACCGTGCTCGTGAGCTGTCGCGTGCCTTCGTCGAACCGGACTTCAACGAGTTCCCACGGGCGCGTCTGCCAAAGATGGCCGCCTACATCGGCCTGACTCAGTACTCGGCCAAAATTGCCGCTCCGGCCGCCTTTGCACCGTCCAGCCTGGACAACGTGTTGGGTGAGTACCTGGCGAAAAACGGCAAGACTCAGCTGCGTATCGCCGAAACCGAGAAGTACGCACACGTCACGTTCTTCTTCTCCGGCGGCCGCGAAGAGCCATTCGAGGGCGAAGAGCGCATCCTGATCCCGTCGCCGAAGGTTGCCACCTACGACCTGCAGCCGCAGATGAATGCGTCTGAAGTGACCGACCGCATCGTCGAAGCCATCGAGCAGCAGCGTTTCGACGTGATCGTGGCCAACTATGCCAACGGCGACATGGTCGGCCACACCGGTGTCTTCGACGCTGCAGTCAAGGCTGTCGAAGCCCTGGACACCTGTGTCGGGCGCATCGTTCAGGCGCTGGACAAGGTCGGTGGCGAGGCCCTGATCACCGCCGACCACGGCAACGTCGAACAGATGGAAGACGCCTGCACAGGCCAGGCCCACACCGCGCACACCAGTGAGCCGGTGCCGTTCATCTATGTCGGTACACGCAAGGTCAAGGTCCGCGAAGGCGGCGTACTGGCCGACGTGGCGCCGACCATGCTGAAGCTGCTGGGCCTGGAAAAACCGGCTGAAATGACCGGCACCTCGATCCTGCTCGACGCCTGA